In the Synechococcus sp. UW179A genome, one interval contains:
- a CDS encoding CIA30 family protein, whose product MTTPPYQQPPEIRVIAAGDSFRDWASLNDTIMGGSSSAGCRFSDQGLVLEGEVVSEGGGFVSCRSPVFRPPLDLSSYKGLRLRLDGQGRSFKFAVACRDGVFGLTELIPGGLRWVTTVATESSNTTVVDIPFDRLRPVVRAKPVSLPVRFDPSCITRLQLLHSRFGDDGEPNPGYRAGAIKLLIRSIEAFR is encoded by the coding sequence TTGACGACACCTCCCTACCAACAGCCACCGGAAATTCGAGTGATCGCTGCAGGTGACTCCTTTCGCGATTGGGCCAGCCTGAATGACACGATCATGGGCGGGTCCAGTAGTGCAGGATGCCGATTCAGTGACCAGGGCCTTGTTCTTGAAGGCGAGGTGGTGAGTGAAGGCGGCGGTTTCGTGAGCTGCCGTTCTCCGGTGTTTCGACCGCCCCTAGATCTCAGTTCCTACAAGGGGTTGCGTCTGAGATTGGATGGGCAAGGACGCAGTTTCAAGTTCGCGGTTGCCTGCCGTGATGGAGTGTTCGGACTCACCGAACTGATTCCAGGTGGATTGCGTTGGGTCACGACAGTTGCAACTGAGTCATCGAACACCACAGTCGTTGACATTCCCTTTGATCGTCTCCGGCCTGTGGTGCGTGCGAAACCTGTCAGTCTTCCGGTTCGCTTTGATCCGTCGTGTATTACGCGACTTCAGTTGTTGCATTCACGATTCGGTGATGATGGTGAGCCAAATCCAGGTTATCGAGCGGGTGCGATCAAGCTCTTGATTCGCTCGATTGAAGCATTTAGATAA
- a CDS encoding dienelactone hydrolase family protein, whose amino-acid sequence MKSPLPGKHFLRFCALPLALLAAHFCSAALAEQESFKGPGPFAVSMSSVDGQGLLFAPTGSAPEGSWPAVVFAHGLCGPAEKYSSTLSRLASWGFMVIASQKQGDCGVMNVDHPFATLGNLFQLPVKFNNAVDFSGMADDIRSNLRYLKSRSDVDSNRLALMGHSMGGGMVVDVASNLGAGGSDLVKAVVAIAPWNGVQPTPSSVVRSVSAPILIFCSMSDALCPCSGEVQLSDTQGLLTGSVSPEIPLLFGPSADPTWRGGAVAIFDNAQNAVLIDINRVSHFTIAGIDDGRDMQNFADWARGESGLNFNKPNRPYVDIPTIEYAVAFLNQSLDIDAKSAQSFLDESSSDSRIVDIRRSR is encoded by the coding sequence ATGAAATCACCCTTGCCAGGTAAACATTTTCTACGTTTTTGTGCATTGCCATTGGCTCTTTTGGCTGCGCATTTCTGTTCTGCAGCTCTCGCCGAGCAAGAAAGTTTTAAAGGCCCTGGGCCATTCGCTGTTTCGATGTCATCGGTTGATGGCCAGGGGTTGTTGTTTGCGCCTACAGGCTCTGCACCTGAAGGTTCTTGGCCTGCTGTGGTTTTTGCTCACGGTTTGTGTGGTCCCGCAGAAAAGTATTCGTCTACTTTGTCTCGACTTGCTTCCTGGGGATTCATGGTGATTGCGAGTCAGAAGCAAGGTGATTGTGGAGTGATGAATGTTGATCATCCTTTCGCCACTTTGGGTAACCTCTTTCAGCTCCCGGTCAAATTTAATAATGCTGTCGACTTTTCAGGTATGGCAGATGACATTCGTTCGAACTTGAGATATCTAAAGAGCCGTTCAGATGTTGATTCCAATCGTCTCGCTCTCATGGGTCACAGCATGGGAGGTGGGATGGTTGTTGATGTGGCCTCTAATCTCGGGGCAGGTGGGTCCGATTTGGTTAAAGCCGTTGTTGCGATTGCACCGTGGAATGGCGTTCAGCCAACCCCTAGTTCGGTTGTTAGAAGTGTTTCTGCGCCTATTCTCATTTTCTGTTCAATGTCTGATGCTCTTTGCCCTTGCTCGGGTGAGGTTCAGTTGAGTGATACGCAAGGCTTGCTAACAGGAAGTGTATCTCCTGAAATTCCGCTGCTGTTTGGACCTTCAGCTGATCCCACATGGCGTGGTGGGGCTGTGGCGATCTTTGATAATGCCCAGAATGCTGTTTTGATCGATATCAACCGTGTTAGCCATTTCACAATCGCTGGCATTGATGATGGAAGAGATATGCAGAATTTTGCGGATTGGGCACGTGGTGAATCAGGACTAAACTTTAATAAACCCAATCGTCCCTATGTGGATATTCCTACAATTGAATATGCTGTTGCGTTTCTGAATCAGAGTCTTGATATTGATGCTAAATCAGCCCAGTCTTTCCTCGATGAATCTTCCTCGGATTCACGCATTGTTGATATCCGTCGTTCTCGCTGA